The following nucleotide sequence is from Pararge aegeria chromosome 13, ilParAegt1.1, whole genome shotgun sequence.
CCAAGacaaatttaattactttacataCAGGTTATGCTTTAAACCTCAAAATCTTGTGATTGACATTTATTAAGAATTCAAGATGGTACAGttctattcaaaataaaatcagaTTAAGGCATAAAACCTTTTTACAGGTAATTTATCGGGCTAAGAGGGTTAGGCAAAGTTTGCTATGCGTTCATATCATAACCCCTTCGTTCTATGAAACATCAATAAGAGTGccattaaaatgatatattttgaGTACCTAAAACTACCATCATTGTAAGCatgatatattttctttaataaataaaagctctgtgcataataaaagaataaaattgcTTACCCATCGAAGTTATTGCTAGTGCAGTCGTAAAcattgtctttattatttttcatcctAAGAAATTCGTCACAATTGTCACAGCCATCATATTCAAACTGGTCGAAAGTCTAAAAttagaaaacattatattacttgataataattcatcatcagATTGGGATAGCTATAAAACAGGCTGCACCTTTATCAAAGAACACACTAAACAGGCTCTGAGGCCTCGTAAATCTTTAGGTACAGTGTCTAAAGACATTTTAATCCAATTTGCTTCCttcgtttttattaaaagttttattttagtcgTATGAAACAAATAGCAACGAATTTCACTAAAACTCCGAtcacagattatttatttagtaattactTCGATGTTTTAGTTAAGTGACATGTCTCGT
It contains:
- the LOC120628988 gene encoding transcription elongation factor SPT4, encoding MSLDTVPKDLRGLRACLVCSLIKTFDQFEYDGCDNCDEFLRMKNNKDNVYDCTSNNFDGMIAVMSPEDSWVCKWQRISRFCKGVYAISVSGRLPAGVIREMKSRGIAYRPRDTSQR